The following proteins are co-located in the Streptomyces sp. NBC_01198 genome:
- a CDS encoding beta-ketoacyl-[acyl-carrier-protein] synthase family protein codes for MSGPRRIVVTGIGVVAPGGATRKAFWQLITDGRTATRRISLFDPAQFRSQLAAEVDFDPLAAGLTRQEVFRNDRSVQFALVAADEAMADSGLVLDGGFDPDRMAVCLGSAVGASTRLEDEYAVASDGGQNWLVDPQFASGFLHQAWVPSTMAAEVAYRFGAHGPASVVSTGCTSGIDAIGQAYQLIQDDLADVMLAGASDAPITPISIACFDAIGATSTRNDDPEHASRPFDATRDGFVMGEGSAVLTLEEYEHARRRDAHIYAEIVGYANRCNAFHMTGLRPDGVEMAAAIGSALDQARRDPSALDYVNAHGSGTKQNDRHETAAFKLSLGAHAHRVPVSSIKSMVGHSLGAIGSIEVAATALSIEHNVVPPTANYATPDPLCDLDYVPNTARDHRVDLALSVGSGFGGFQSAIVLAGVR; via the coding sequence ATGAGCGGCCCGCGACGCATCGTGGTCACCGGGATCGGTGTGGTGGCGCCCGGCGGCGCCACGCGGAAGGCCTTCTGGCAGCTCATCACCGACGGGCGCACCGCGACCCGGCGGATCTCGCTCTTCGACCCGGCGCAGTTCCGCTCCCAACTGGCCGCCGAGGTCGACTTCGACCCGCTCGCCGCGGGTCTGACCCGGCAGGAGGTCTTCCGCAACGACCGCTCCGTGCAGTTCGCGCTGGTCGCCGCCGACGAGGCGATGGCCGACTCGGGCCTGGTGCTCGACGGCGGCTTCGACCCCGACCGGATGGCGGTGTGCCTGGGCAGCGCGGTCGGCGCGAGCACCCGCCTGGAGGACGAGTACGCGGTGGCCAGCGACGGCGGCCAGAACTGGCTGGTGGACCCGCAGTTCGCCTCCGGATTCCTCCACCAGGCGTGGGTCCCCAGCACCATGGCCGCCGAGGTCGCCTACCGGTTCGGCGCGCACGGCCCGGCCTCGGTGGTCTCCACCGGCTGCACCTCGGGCATCGACGCGATCGGGCAGGCGTATCAGCTCATCCAGGACGACCTGGCCGACGTCATGCTGGCCGGCGCCAGCGACGCGCCCATCACACCGATCTCGATCGCCTGCTTCGACGCCATCGGCGCCACCAGCACCCGCAACGACGACCCCGAGCACGCCTCGCGGCCGTTCGACGCGACGCGCGACGGGTTCGTGATGGGAGAGGGCTCGGCCGTGCTCACCCTGGAGGAGTACGAGCACGCCCGGCGGCGGGACGCGCACATCTACGCGGAGATCGTCGGCTACGCCAACCGGTGCAACGCCTTCCACATGACCGGACTGCGCCCGGACGGGGTGGAGATGGCCGCCGCGATCGGCAGCGCGCTGGACCAGGCGCGGCGGGACCCCAGCGCGCTGGACTACGTCAACGCGCACGGCTCGGGCACCAAGCAGAACGACCGCCACGAGACCGCCGCGTTCAAGCTCAGCCTCGGCGCCCACGCCCACCGGGTGCCGGTCAGCTCCATCAAGTCCATGGTGGGGCACTCCCTCGGTGCGATCGGCTCCATCGAAGTGGCCGCCACCGCCCTGTCCATCGAGCACAACGTCGTGCCGCCCACCGCCAACTACGCCACCCCCGACCCGCTGTGCGACCTGGACTACGTGCCCAACACCGCGCGCGACCACCGGGTGGACCTCGCGCTGTCGGTCGGCAGCGGCTTCGGCGGCTTCCAGTCCGCCATCGTGCTGGCCGGGGTGCGCTGA
- a CDS encoding SAM-dependent methyltransferase produces the protein MDASAAPTKAPAGAGVTAVAVAMARATETGRADRMFHDPYAQPFVDAARAVLDADEWPSLVAWVDLFYSRGVVRTRFIDDFVSEAAAGGCGQVVILGAGLDARAFRLPLPEADVFEVDTPSVFGFKDKVLADAGARPTARSRTAVYADLREDFAARLAGSTFDPGRPTAWVAEGVLPYLTAEQARQVITDVGRLSAPGSRLVFEHSDKPGPDPRAATAALSTPGANRISAMVRGGLGPGGRDWVAGQGWTIHVTERGDLGPRYGRPDDRLPGGQFITATRD, from the coding sequence ATGGACGCGTCAGCAGCACCGACAAAGGCACCGGCGGGCGCCGGCGTCACCGCGGTCGCCGTGGCGATGGCCAGGGCCACGGAGACCGGCCGCGCCGACCGGATGTTCCACGATCCGTACGCCCAGCCCTTCGTCGACGCGGCCAGGGCGGTGCTCGACGCGGACGAGTGGCCGTCGCTGGTCGCCTGGGTGGACCTGTTCTACTCCCGCGGGGTGGTGCGCACCCGCTTCATCGACGACTTCGTGTCCGAGGCTGCGGCCGGCGGCTGCGGCCAGGTGGTCATCCTCGGCGCCGGCCTGGACGCGCGGGCCTTCCGGCTGCCGCTGCCGGAGGCGGACGTCTTCGAGGTGGACACGCCCTCGGTGTTCGGCTTCAAGGACAAGGTGCTGGCCGACGCTGGCGCCCGGCCGACCGCCCGCTCGCGTACCGCCGTGTACGCCGACCTGCGGGAGGACTTCGCCGCACGGCTGGCCGGCAGCACCTTCGACCCCGGCAGGCCGACCGCGTGGGTCGCCGAGGGCGTGCTGCCGTACCTGACCGCCGAGCAGGCGCGGCAGGTGATCACCGACGTCGGCCGGCTGTCCGCGCCGGGCAGCAGGCTGGTCTTCGAGCACTCCGACAAGCCGGGGCCCGACCCGCGCGCGGCGACCGCGGCGCTGAGCACGCCGGGTGCGAACCGGATCAGCGCGATGGTCCGCGGCGGCCTCGGCCCGGGCGGCCGGGACTGGGTGGCCGGGCAGGGCTGGACGATCCACGTCACCGAGCG
- a CDS encoding acyl carrier protein has protein sequence MPTFTINDLMEILVVKAGLPRSAVTADPSATLSDVDLDSLAQLQVKAEIEDRYGVELDDEHANATFGELVTLVNEGLSEHAR, from the coding sequence GTGCCGACATTCACAATTAACGACCTGATGGAGATCCTGGTCGTCAAAGCCGGACTGCCGCGTTCCGCGGTGACCGCCGACCCGAGTGCCACGCTGAGCGACGTCGACCTGGACTCGCTGGCGCAACTGCAGGTCAAGGCGGAGATCGAGGACCGCTACGGCGTCGAGCTCGACGACGAGCACGCGAACGCGACCTTCGGTGAGCTGGTGACGCTGGTCAACGAGGGACTGAGCGAGCACGCGCGATGA
- a CDS encoding beta-ketoacyl synthase N-terminal-like domain-containing protein yields the protein MAAVITGLGVVAPTGIGADEHWRATLAGELAVRPIDTFDTGRYATTLAGQVPGFDVGEHVPDRLAIQTDRWTWLAFAATGMALADAGYDPSAHDPYATSVILGSGSGGNEFGQREIQALWSRGRKAVGAYQSIAWFYAASTGQLAIHHGAKGPCGVLVSDAASGIDSLGWADRAIRRGTGAVLAGGTEAPIAPYALTAQMAGGQLSTATDPKAGYKPFDRAANGHLPGEGGAVLLVEDEAAALARSAPAGYGVIAGYAATQDAHHYRDTATDGRQYARAIALALQRAGVRPEEVDLVVADGAGRPDADAAEARALCSVFGPLAVPVTAPQGLVGRLLAGGSALNVATALLAMRAGVIPPVGNLDDPDPSYGLDLVREPRERRLGTVLVTARGHGGFNSAVVLRGHAPRRAERPAPRGPLAG from the coding sequence ATGGCCGCCGTGATCACCGGACTCGGCGTGGTCGCGCCGACCGGCATCGGCGCCGACGAGCACTGGCGCGCCACCCTGGCAGGCGAGTTGGCCGTGCGGCCGATCGACACCTTCGACACCGGCCGCTACGCCACCACGCTGGCCGGCCAGGTGCCCGGATTCGACGTCGGCGAGCACGTACCCGACCGGCTGGCCATCCAGACCGACCGCTGGACCTGGCTGGCGTTCGCCGCGACCGGCATGGCGCTCGCCGACGCCGGCTACGACCCGTCCGCCCACGACCCGTACGCCACGTCGGTGATCCTGGGCAGCGGCTCAGGCGGCAACGAGTTCGGCCAGCGGGAGATCCAGGCGCTGTGGAGCCGGGGCCGCAAGGCGGTCGGCGCCTACCAGTCCATCGCCTGGTTCTACGCCGCGAGCACCGGCCAACTGGCCATCCACCACGGGGCGAAGGGACCGTGCGGGGTGCTGGTCTCCGACGCGGCGTCGGGCATCGACAGCCTCGGCTGGGCCGACCGGGCCATCCGGCGCGGCACCGGCGCCGTACTGGCCGGCGGCACCGAGGCCCCCATCGCCCCCTACGCGCTGACCGCTCAGATGGCCGGCGGCCAGCTGTCCACCGCCACCGACCCGAAGGCCGGCTACAAGCCCTTCGACCGGGCCGCCAACGGCCATCTGCCCGGCGAGGGCGGCGCGGTGCTGCTGGTGGAGGACGAGGCGGCGGCGCTGGCCCGGTCCGCCCCGGCCGGCTACGGGGTGATCGCCGGCTACGCGGCCACCCAGGACGCGCACCACTACCGGGACACCGCCACGGACGGGCGGCAGTACGCCCGGGCCATCGCGCTGGCCCTGCAGCGGGCCGGGGTGCGCCCGGAGGAAGTGGACCTGGTGGTCGCCGACGGAGCCGGCCGCCCCGACGCCGACGCGGCCGAAGCCCGGGCGCTGTGCTCGGTGTTCGGCCCACTCGCCGTCCCGGTCACCGCGCCGCAGGGCCTGGTCGGCCGGCTGCTGGCCGGCGGTTCCGCGCTCAACGTGGCCACCGCGCTGCTCGCGATGCGGGCCGGCGTCATCCCCCCGGTGGGCAATCTGGACGACCCCGACCCCTCCTACGGCCTCGACCTGGTCCGCGAGCCGCGCGAGCGCCGGCTCGGCACCGTCCTGGTCACCGCACGCGGCCACGGCGGCTTCAACAGCGCGGTGGTGCTGCGCGGCCACGCCCCGCGGCGCGCGGAGCGTCCGGCACCGAGGGGGCCGCTGGCCGGCTGA